DNA from Halorarum salinum:
AAGACGCTCTCGCGGGAGTTCGCCCCCGAGGTGCGTGCGAACGCCGTCCTCCCGGGCCCCCACGAGACCTCGCGCGTCGAGAACCTCGTCGAGGACGCAGTCGGGCGGGGCGAGTACGACTCCTACGAGGAGGGGATCGCCGACCGCGCCGAGAGCATCCCGGTCGGCCAGCTCGGCGACCCGACGGGGCTCGGCAGGACCGTCGCGTTCCTCAGCGCGCCGAGCTCGGCGTTCATCAACGGGACGACCGTGACGGTCGACGGCGGGCTCGGCCGGGCGACGCTGTGACCGCCGGTTGACCGACCGCGTCGACCCCGAGCGGCACCTCTTTAATGGGCGCACGCATCGTCTCCGTTCATGCCGACCGTCATCGTACGCCACGATCTGCCAATCGCGGACGCGCTCGCCGACCGGCGCGAGGACCTGACCGTGCAATCCGCCGGGACGACCGACGAGGCGAGGGAGCTCCTGGCCGACGCCGACGCGCTCGTCATCAACCCGTCGAGCTGGACGGACGAGCTCCTCGAGCCCCTCCGGGAGGGTGACTGGGTCCAGGCGACGAGCACCGGCTACTCGGCGTTCCCCGTCGAGGAGTTCGAGGCGGGGGGCGTCACCTTCACCAACGCCACCGGGAACTACGGGGCGCCCGTCGCCGACCACGTTTTCGCGCTCGCGCTCGGACTCTCCCGGGGCGTCGCCTCCTTCGCCCGCAGCCAGGGCCGCGGGGAGTGGGATCGCTCCGAGGGGAGCCGGCTGTTCGACCTCGAGGGTCGGACGATGACCGTCGTCGGGATGGGGGACATCGGGGAGAACGTCGCCAGGCGGGCGCTGGGATTCGGCATGGAGGTGTACGGCACGAAGGGAACCCCCGACGAGTACGACGGCCGTCTCCCGTCCGAGCGCGTGCTCGCCCCGGATGAACTCGACGCGGTCGTCGACCGGACCGACCTGCTGGCGCTCACCGTCCCGCTCACCGAGGCGACCCGCCACCTCGTCGACCGCGAGACGTTCGCGGCGCTGCCCGACCGGGCGCTGCTGGTCAACGTGGCGCGCGGCCCCGTCGTCGACCAGGAGGCGCTGATCGACGCGCTCGAGTCGGGCGAGATAGCGGGCGCGGGCCTGGACGTGTTCGACCCGGAGCCGCTTCCGACTTCGTCCCCGCTCTGGGGGATGGAGAACGTGATCGTCACCCCCCACGTCGGCGGCCGCTCGCGGGACTTCGTCGACCGGTTCGTCGACCTCTTCCTCCACAACTACGACCGCCGGCGGACCGACGACCCGCTCAGGAACCGGATCGCCTAGGGGGTCGGACCCCGGATCGACGAGTGCCGTCGTGAACCGGGTTCGGACGACGGCACGGCCCGAATGGCGGGGACGCGGCGGCCGAGCGGCTACTCGGGGGGGACGGGCGAGGGCGCAGCCAGGTCGCCGTCCTCGAACTCGACGGGCTCCGGTTCGGCGACGACGCGGAGGTCGTCGCGCTCGCGCGCCTCCTCGACGAGCGCTTCCGAGGCGTAGAGCCGCTCGAGGTGCATCGTGTCGGTCGCGCGGAGCATCCTGAGCTCCCCCGGTTCGCGGACGCCGACCGTCGAGATGCAGGCGACGATGCCGGCCCGGTCCGTCTCGACGGTCGCGGGAATGCGGGCGTTCTCGACGCTCCCGGCGGTCACCGTGTTGACGACCGTCTTCTCCACGTCGAGCGCCGACAGCAGGTCGCGGTGGATGAAGTCCGCCTGCCCCACGCCGGTCGCGTTGCCGTGGGAGGCGTCCGTGAGCGACCGGGTGTAGATCCGGCGGACGAACGGCGTCTCGGGCGAGGGTTCGTTGAACGGGAGGATGCGCCCGGTCACGTTCGTGTCCATCCCGGAGCCGCTCACCTCCTTGCCCTGCCGGTCGAAGACGACGACGTCGAGGTCGTCGAACGGGAGCTGGGGCATCATGTCGTAGGCGGCCTCGAGCAGCTGGGCCTCGCGATCCAGGAACCCGGACGGGGGGACGCCCTCGAGGAGGGTGGTGTCGTCCCGCTGGTTCTCGACGATCGCGATCCCGCCCGCGACGGGCAGCTCCGCGAGGAGGCGCTCGGTGATCTCGGGGATCATGTTCCGGAAGCTCCAGTCGAGCGCCCACTCGTGGGCCGTCTTCGCGCCGCGCTGCTTCCCCATCCCGATGACCAGCATCTTCGAGAGGCCGCTCTCGACGTCGCCCTCGAACATGGTGTGGGGTTTGATCCGGTTGATCGGCACGATCGCGTCGGCCTCGTGGGCGTTCGCATCGACGAACACCGGCACGTCGCGGTCCGGCGTGCGGCCGATCTCGACGACGTCCATCGTCGCCCGGATCTCGCAGTCCACGGCCGCCTCGGTGACGCCGAGCGCCTCGAGCACCTCCCGCTGTCCCGCCGGGGTGGCCCCGCCGTGGCTCCCCATGGCCGGGAAGAGGAACGGCTCGTAGCCGGCCTCGCGCACGCCCGCGACGGTCCCGCGGACGATCGCCGGGAGGTTCGCGAGCCCCCGGCTCCCCACGCCGATCGCGACCGTGCCGCCCTCGGGCACGTCGCCGAACGCGAGGTCGTCCACCGCCTCGCTCGCGGCCGACTCGATCCGCCCCTCGGGGATGGGCGCGGTGTCCCACACCTGCTCGATGACTCCCATGTCCGGGACCGCTCTGTCGCCACAGACGTTCCTGATCGTCTCCTCGGTGACGATTCGACGCTCGTCGTGCTGGGCTGCCATACGTTCACACGACCGCAGTCGGTCATAAAGGTACCCTCGCGTCGCGCCGGGGGCGACTGGAGACCGGCACGTCCCGGTCCGTGGGCGGGCCCGTCGCGGCCCCGCCGCTGGGCGCGCCCGCCGCGTCCCGACTCGCCGTCGCACGTATCCTGAAGTGGCTGCGGGACGGGTTCCGAACGTCCGTCGAGTTCGGTCCCGAACCGACCGACGCCAGCCAACATGTACGAGGACATCCGATACGAGACCGAGGACGGCATCGCGACCGTGACCATCGACCGGCCCGACGCGTACGACGCGTTCACCCATCGGACGATCCGGGAACTGAACGCGGCACTGGCCGAGAGCGAGGCCGACGACGGCGTCGACGCCCTGATCCTGACCGGCGCGGGCGACGGGTTCTGTGCCGGCGCGGACGTGACCGAGATGCCCGACTGGGGCGACATGGGCCGGGACGAGTACGCGCGGTTCCTCCGGGACGTGCAGTCGGTGGTCCGCCAGCTCCGGACGAACGCCGTCCCGAGCGTCGCCGCGGTCGGGGGCCCGGCCATCGGGGCCGGCTGCGACTTCGCGCTGGCCTGTGACGCCCGGGTGATCGCCCCCGACGCGTTCCTCCGTGAGGGGTTCGTCCGGGTGGGACTGGTCCCCGGGGACGGCGGGGCGTGGCTGCTCCCGCGGCTCATCGGGGAGTCGAAGGCGAAGGAGTACCTCCTCACCGGCGACGACATCACGGCCGAGGACGCCGTCGACCTCGGACTGGCCGTCGAGCGGTCCGCGACGCCGCTCGCGGCCGCGCGCGAGTTCGCCGGGCGGCTCCTGGACCGGCCGAGGGTCGCGGTCCGTCGGACGAAGGAGCTCGCCAACCACGACGGGCCGTTCGACGAGCACTGCGAGCTCGCCATCGAGCACCAGTGGGCGTGCGTGCGCGACCCGGAACACGAGGAGGCGGTCGCGGCGTTTCGGGAGGAACGGGACCCGCAGTTCGACCGGGAGTACCGCTGAGCGGGCGGCGAACTGTCCGCCGGAATCGTTTACTACGCCCCCTCGGTCTAGCGGCCATGGGATACGAGGACATCTCGAGCATCCTGGCGGACGCGCCGGACAACTGGGGGACGTGGGGCGAGGACGACGAACTGGGTGCGGTCAACTACCTGACCGAGTCGGCGGTGCTCCGCGGCGTCGCGGCCGTCGAGCACGGCACGACGTTCACGCTCGGGCTCCCGGTCGGCGGTGACGGGGGCGACCCCGTCTGGCCGAGCCGGGACGAGACGGGCCACTACATGCTCCGCGACAAGGGACACGTGGAGTCCGGGAAGGTGTCGCGGGAGGCGTTCGGCAACTGGGAGAACTCCGACGACGTGCTCCACATGTTCAACCACGGCACGACGCACGTGGACGCCCTCGGGCACGCCTGGTACGACGAGTCGCTCTACAACGGCTTCGACGCCAACTCGACGAAGGGCGGCCTGGACCGCTGTGGCGTCGAGCACATCGCCGACCACGGCGTCGTCGGGCGGGGCGTCCTGCTCGACGTGGCTCGCCACCGGGACGTGTCGCATCTGGCCCACGGCGAGCGGATCACTCTCGAGGAGCTGCGGGAGTGTGCGGACGCCCAGGGCGTCGACCTCGAGAAGCGGGACGTGCTCATCGTGCGTACGGGCGCGATGGAGCTGTTCTACCGGGAGGGCCGGGAGGCGTTCTACGGGGAGTACGGCGTCGTCGACGACGGCGACCGGGTGCTCGACGAGCCCGGCATCACGTACACCGAGGCGCTGGCCGAGTGGTTCCACGACATGGAGATCCCGTTCTTCGGCACCGACACGGTGACCGCCGAGCAGACGTTGTCGGAGGAGACGGGCACGCGGAACCCGCTTCACGCGGCGTTCCTGCGCGACCTGGGCGTCGCCATCAGCGAGATGAACAGGCTCGACGAGCTCGCGGACGCCTGCGCGGACGACGGCTCGTACGACTTCCTGTTCGTCGCGGCGCCGCTGCACGTCGTCGGCGGCTCCGGCGCCCCGGCCAACCCCGTCGCGATCAAGTAGCGCGGCCGGTCGCGCCCCGGCTGTCGGCGTCGCCGGTCGACGGGTCCGGGCTCGACCCTACGACTCCCAGCGCTCGGGCGCGACCCCGGCCGCGGCCACGACCCGCGGGTAGCCGAAGCCCACGACGAGTGCGACGATGACGCCCATCCACAGCGGCACCGAGGTTCCCGTCCGCTCGATCGTCTCGACGACCAACAGGATCAGCCCGATCAACAGCGTGTAGTGAAGGACGAGATACGAGGTGGCGCTCCGATCCATGACTCCCACTCCCGAACCGACCGGGAAAACGGTATCGTTCGCCTCGACGGCTGATCCGCGAACCGTGGGCGGTGCCGGTTCGGATTACGGCGCGCGAATGGCGCTCAACAACCCGCGGAGGTAGCCGGCCGTGAACCCGCGGGCGCGGTGGCCCCAGTCGGTGTCGTCGTGCATCTCCGGGACGTGATCGGGGATGACGATCCCGTCGAACCCCGCGTCGACGAGCGCCGACATCACCTCGTACTCGTCGTAGTTCCCGCAGTCGACGAACGTCTCGTTGAACGACTCCGCGGTCCCCTCCACGTCGCGGAAGTGGACGAAGACGACGTCGTCGGTCTCGCCGAACTCGCGGACCACGTCGGCCACGTCGACGCCCATCTCCGAGAAGCAGCCGAGACACAGCTTCAGCCCGTGGTTGTCGCTCGGGACCGTCTCCATCGCGCGCCGGAAGCTCTCGACGTTCCGGAACAGCCGCGGGATGCCGCCGAGCGACTCGATGGTCGGCGGGTCGATGGGGTGCAGGGCGAGCGTCACGCCGGCCCGTTCGGCGACCGGGAGGATCTCCTCGAGGAACGCCTCGTAGTTGTCCCACAGTTCGGCCTCCGAACACTCCCGGTCGAGGGCGGGGTCCGACGCGCCCTCGACGGCGTCGAGGTCGAAGTCGGTGCCGCGGGCGTCCCCGCGCAGCCGCGTGGTCCCGGTGCGCATCGGGACGACGCCCCGCGGGTTCCACTGGTAGCCGAGGACGGGGAGGCCGGCCTCGCCCATGTTCTCGATCAGCTCCGCGATCGCCGCCACCTGGTCGTCGCGTCCCTCCCGCCCGAACTTGACGTCGCCGTAGCTGTTGTACCCCAGCGTGTGGATCCCGGCGAGGCGGACGTCGTGGGCCTCACACGCCTCCCTGAGCGAGCGGAGGTACGCGACCGAGGGAACCTCGTCGGGGCCGAGCGGGAGGCGGCGGTCGGTGTCGGTCCGGTCGCTCTCGTCGTCGAACACGTCCCCGCCGGTGCCGCCGCCCGGCTCGACCGGGTTGACGAAGACGTCGCTGACGCCGAGCTGGCGGACGTAGCGGAGCCGTTCGTCGGAGAGCGTGTTCGTCCGGAAGCCTACGCGCGGCGGGAGCGACTCTCGGTCCATACCCCACGAGGGTCGAAAACACATATAGGCCTGGTGGTGCCTGCAGTTACCGGTCGAGGTCGCCGTAGACGAGCGGTCGTCGCCGGGTGGTCGTTGCCGCGGAGGAGCCGCCACTGGGTGGCCGTCGTCGCCGGGCGGGCGGAGGTCGGGACCCGCCGGGGCGATGGTTTTATGCGACCGGTTGACGGCGGTGTTCCTGTACCCGACATCATGTACGAGGACTTCGCGACCAAGCTGGCCACGACCATGTGGGGCGATTACGACCGGACGCCCGGGCGCGAGACCGACGCGCCCGAGATCACCGACCTCTCGACGGTCGTCGTCGACGGCAACTTCCCGTGGACGATCGTGACGATCGAGACCGACGCGGGCGTCACCGGCATCGGCGAGTCGTACCCCTCACCCGGCGTCCACGAGGTCATCACGGACTACCTCCGCCCCGTGCTGGTGGGCGAGAACCCGCTCGACGTCGAGCGGCTCTACCACCTCATGCGGGAGAGCCTCTCCGGCCGGGGCTCCCAGCAGGGCATCGGGACGATCGCCATCAGCGGCGTCGAACTCGCGCTGTGGGACGCCGCGGGCAAGTACCTCGACCAGCCGGTGTACCAACTGCTGGGCGGCAAGATGCGCGAGGAGGTCCGGATCTACGCCGACTGCCACGCGGGCGAGTCGATGGTGGATGCGGCCCTGGAGGGCCAGTCGGCCGAGACGTACCGCCCCGAAGCGTACGCCGAGGAGGCCCGTGACGCGGTCGACGAGGGGTTCGACCTCATCAAGTTCGACCTCGACGTGCCGTCGGGCGCGGAGATCCAGACCAAGTCGCGCCACCTCACCGAAGCCGAGGTCGAACACAAGCGGCGGCTCGTCGAGGCGGTCGCCGACGAGGTCGGCGACGAGGCCGAGTACGCGTTCGACCTCCACTGGAACTTCACGGTCGAGTCCGCAAAGCGGGTGTGTGACGCGATCCAGCGGTACGACCCGGCGTGGGTGGAGGATCCGCTGCCGCCGGAGAACACCGAGGCGATGGCGAACCTCGCCTCGAAGGTCGACGTGCCGCTGTTGACCGGCGAGAACCGGTACGGGCGACACGGCTTCCGGGACCTGCTCGAGCAGGGGGCGGTGGACTTCGTCGCGCCGGACGTGCCGAAGACGGGCGGGATCGCCGAGTCGAAGAAGATCGGCGATCTGGCGGACGCGTACTACTGCCCGCTGACGCCACACAACATCG
Protein-coding regions in this window:
- a CDS encoding D-2-hydroxyacid dehydrogenase — protein: MPTVIVRHDLPIADALADRREDLTVQSAGTTDEARELLADADALVINPSSWTDELLEPLREGDWVQATSTGYSAFPVEEFEAGGVTFTNATGNYGAPVADHVFALALGLSRGVASFARSQGRGEWDRSEGSRLFDLEGRTMTVVGMGDIGENVARRALGFGMEVYGTKGTPDEYDGRLPSERVLAPDELDAVVDRTDLLALTVPLTEATRHLVDRETFAALPDRALLVNVARGPVVDQEALIDALESGEIAGAGLDVFDPEPLPTSSPLWGMENVIVTPHVGGRSRDFVDRFVDLFLHNYDRRRTDDPLRNRIA
- a CDS encoding DUF362 domain-containing protein, encoding MAAQHDERRIVTEETIRNVCGDRAVPDMGVIEQVWDTAPIPEGRIESAASEAVDDLAFGDVPEGGTVAIGVGSRGLANLPAIVRGTVAGVREAGYEPFLFPAMGSHGGATPAGQREVLEALGVTEAAVDCEIRATMDVVEIGRTPDRDVPVFVDANAHEADAIVPINRIKPHTMFEGDVESGLSKMLVIGMGKQRGAKTAHEWALDWSFRNMIPEITERLLAELPVAGGIAIVENQRDDTTLLEGVPPSGFLDREAQLLEAAYDMMPQLPFDDLDVVVFDRQGKEVSGSGMDTNVTGRILPFNEPSPETPFVRRIYTRSLTDASHGNATGVGQADFIHRDLLSALDVEKTVVNTVTAGSVENARIPATVETDRAGIVACISTVGVREPGELRMLRATDTMHLERLYASEALVEEARERDDLRVVAEPEPVEFEDGDLAAPSPVPPE
- a CDS encoding enoyl-CoA hydratase/isomerase family protein, translating into MYEDIRYETEDGIATVTIDRPDAYDAFTHRTIRELNAALAESEADDGVDALILTGAGDGFCAGADVTEMPDWGDMGRDEYARFLRDVQSVVRQLRTNAVPSVAAVGGPAIGAGCDFALACDARVIAPDAFLREGFVRVGLVPGDGGAWLLPRLIGESKAKEYLLTGDDITAEDAVDLGLAVERSATPLAAAREFAGRLLDRPRVAVRRTKELANHDGPFDEHCELAIEHQWACVRDPEHEEAVAAFREERDPQFDREYR
- a CDS encoding cyclase family protein — encoded protein: MGYEDISSILADAPDNWGTWGEDDELGAVNYLTESAVLRGVAAVEHGTTFTLGLPVGGDGGDPVWPSRDETGHYMLRDKGHVESGKVSREAFGNWENSDDVLHMFNHGTTHVDALGHAWYDESLYNGFDANSTKGGLDRCGVEHIADHGVVGRGVLLDVARHRDVSHLAHGERITLEELRECADAQGVDLEKRDVLIVRTGAMELFYREGREAFYGEYGVVDDGDRVLDEPGITYTEALAEWFHDMEIPFFGTDTVTAEQTLSEETGTRNPLHAAFLRDLGVAISEMNRLDELADACADDGSYDFLFVAAPLHVVGGSGAPANPVAIK
- a CDS encoding mannonate dehydratase produces the protein MDRESLPPRVGFRTNTLSDERLRYVRQLGVSDVFVNPVEPGGGTGGDVFDDESDRTDTDRRLPLGPDEVPSVAYLRSLREACEAHDVRLAGIHTLGYNSYGDVKFGREGRDDQVAAIAELIENMGEAGLPVLGYQWNPRGVVPMRTGTTRLRGDARGTDFDLDAVEGASDPALDRECSEAELWDNYEAFLEEILPVAERAGVTLALHPIDPPTIESLGGIPRLFRNVESFRRAMETVPSDNHGLKLCLGCFSEMGVDVADVVREFGETDDVVFVHFRDVEGTAESFNETFVDCGNYDEYEVMSALVDAGFDGIVIPDHVPEMHDDTDWGHRARGFTAGYLRGLLSAIRAP
- a CDS encoding mandelate racemase/muconate lactonizing enzyme family protein; translation: MYEDFATKLATTMWGDYDRTPGRETDAPEITDLSTVVVDGNFPWTIVTIETDAGVTGIGESYPSPGVHEVITDYLRPVLVGENPLDVERLYHLMRESLSGRGSQQGIGTIAISGVELALWDAAGKYLDQPVYQLLGGKMREEVRIYADCHAGESMVDAALEGQSAETYRPEAYAEEARDAVDEGFDLIKFDLDVPSGAEIQTKSRHLTEAEVEHKRRLVEAVADEVGDEAEYAFDLHWNFTVESAKRVCDAIQRYDPAWVEDPLPPENTEAMANLASKVDVPLLTGENRYGRHGFRDLLEQGAVDFVAPDVPKTGGIAESKKIGDLADAYYCPLTPHNIGSPVATMAGVHVGASVPNFLALEFHARDVPWWEDLVRRSEPLIQNGRITVPDAPGLGIELDWDVVEEHRKE